In Edaphobacter bradus, the following are encoded in one genomic region:
- a CDS encoding SIS domain-containing protein: METVSQPAPQWINGIEPSKELLASNGTQILEFECREQPARLRELLNVYREDHTLRAEFARFRELNAAPGPVLFIGMGASYCSAISASIQLQSHGRSSFTVDAGEWLNYSQPVWSDAALSILITTSGESAELVELFKRGGDRPRGLICNNAASTCWHLAENKLPILAGPEYGNATKTYTNSTAAAIILASVIVGQPWQQDAERAFDVFSSSLDPIFARRDEIEAFCRGAANIEIVGRGAAYGGAIMSALCIREMSGFRAAPHTGAGFRHGPNLDVDGSHVAIIFALGRTASLGVKLAQECDRRGGKVVLVSSENHEETDRLYPVRIEAVPEPWEGIVSLLVPQALTLAMVERTGCRLPPRFQYGVMEQ; encoded by the coding sequence ATGGAAACAGTCTCCCAACCCGCGCCGCAGTGGATCAATGGCATCGAACCATCGAAAGAACTGCTAGCTTCAAATGGAACGCAGATTCTCGAGTTCGAGTGCCGCGAGCAGCCGGCGCGCCTGCGCGAATTGCTGAACGTCTATCGCGAAGACCATACGCTGCGAGCCGAGTTTGCTAGGTTCCGCGAGCTTAACGCGGCCCCCGGCCCGGTACTCTTCATCGGTATGGGAGCGTCCTATTGCTCCGCAATCAGCGCTTCGATTCAATTACAGTCGCACGGGCGGTCGTCTTTTACAGTGGATGCCGGCGAGTGGCTGAATTATTCCCAGCCAGTTTGGTCCGACGCCGCGCTCTCCATCCTCATCACGACGTCGGGGGAAAGTGCCGAGCTGGTTGAACTCTTCAAGCGCGGGGGCGACCGGCCGCGCGGGCTCATCTGCAACAACGCTGCCAGCACATGCTGGCATCTTGCCGAGAACAAACTCCCCATCCTCGCCGGCCCGGAGTACGGCAACGCCACCAAGACCTATACAAACTCGACCGCCGCAGCAATCATCCTGGCCTCGGTGATCGTTGGGCAACCTTGGCAGCAGGACGCCGAGCGTGCTTTCGACGTCTTTTCCAGCAGCCTCGATCCCATCTTTGCCCGGCGCGACGAGATCGAAGCGTTCTGCCGGGGCGCGGCCAATATAGAGATCGTCGGACGCGGCGCAGCGTACGGCGGCGCGATCATGAGCGCGCTCTGTATCCGCGAAATGAGCGGCTTCCGCGCTGCGCCACATACCGGCGCCGGCTTCCGACATGGCCCCAATCTCGACGTGGACGGCTCGCATGTCGCCATCATCTTTGCCCTCGGTCGCACCGCCTCCCTAGGAGTCAAACTTGCGCAGGAATGCGACCGCCGTGGGGGCAAGGTCGTGTTGGTCTCTTCGGAAAATCACGAGGAGACCGATCGGTTGTATCCGGTTAGGATCGAAGCTGTACCCGAGCCGTGGGAAGGTATCGTTTCGCTGCTCGTGCCCCAGGCCCTTACCCTCGCAATGGTCGAGCGAACTGGCTGCCGGCTGCCGCCACGCTTTCAGTATGGAGTCATGGAGCAGTAA
- a CDS encoding sugar porter family MFS transporter encodes MPEATPVSIAAQHTEVKRGFLWRVSLITGLGGVLYGFDMGIIAAALIFVRETFRLSPQMEEIVVSVVLIGAMTGSIAGGMIADRIGRRATLLWGGAIFIIGSILAPLAPNVWTLIVARAFLGVAIGFTSVTAPIFVSELAPPQSRGTLIGLYQFTLTLGIALADLIGYWLAAQHGWRLMFGLGAVPAAIFLVLILTLPESPRWLFGQGRHAEAQAVLKTYTNEAGAALLLEDIRIALLTRVETRWSALWSPAVRPSLLIAVGFTVLQQVTGINTIIYYGPQIFALAGITENKSAIFATLLVAAVNVLATVIALVLVDRAGRKPLLYAGVGGMTLSLFLLSYSFHNQAAPGHSLGMIATACLMLYIACFAFSMGPIAWILAAEVFPLRVRGRGIAAASLGSGASNFLVSLTFLSLIQHAGNSLTFAIYGIFCVLTLLFVRFIVPETKGRELESISNRPSAIAPQP; translated from the coding sequence ATGCCCGAAGCAACACCGGTTTCGATTGCCGCGCAACACACCGAGGTGAAACGCGGCTTTCTCTGGCGGGTCTCCCTCATTACCGGCCTCGGCGGGGTCCTCTATGGCTTCGATATGGGCATCATCGCCGCTGCCCTAATCTTCGTGCGTGAGACCTTCCGCCTCTCTCCGCAGATGGAAGAGATTGTCGTCAGTGTCGTACTTATCGGCGCCATGACCGGCTCCATTGCTGGCGGCATGATTGCCGACCGCATCGGCCGCCGCGCCACGCTGCTCTGGGGAGGGGCCATTTTTATCATCGGCTCTATTCTCGCGCCGCTGGCACCCAATGTATGGACCCTGATAGTCGCCCGCGCCTTCCTTGGCGTGGCCATCGGCTTCACCTCAGTTACGGCGCCCATCTTCGTTTCGGAGTTAGCGCCGCCGCAGTCGCGCGGCACACTTATCGGCCTGTATCAGTTCACTTTGACCTTGGGCATTGCGCTTGCCGATCTGATCGGCTATTGGCTCGCTGCCCAGCATGGCTGGCGGCTCATGTTCGGCCTCGGAGCCGTGCCCGCAGCGATTTTTCTCGTGCTCATCCTCACACTGCCGGAAAGCCCACGCTGGCTCTTCGGCCAGGGGCGCCATGCCGAGGCCCAAGCCGTGCTCAAGACCTACACCAACGAGGCCGGCGCTGCGTTGCTTCTCGAGGATATCCGCATCGCCCTCCTGACCCGCGTCGAAACCCGCTGGAGCGCTCTCTGGAGCCCCGCTGTCCGCCCCTCACTGCTGATCGCCGTCGGCTTCACAGTGCTGCAGCAGGTCACCGGCATCAATACGATCATTTATTACGGTCCGCAAATCTTCGCCCTGGCCGGCATCACGGAAAACAAGAGTGCTATCTTCGCCACGCTGCTCGTCGCCGCTGTCAACGTCCTGGCAACGGTAATCGCCCTCGTGCTGGTCGATCGTGCCGGGCGCAAACCGCTGCTATATGCCGGCGTTGGAGGCATGACGCTTTCGCTTTTCCTGCTCTCCTACTCCTTCCATAACCAGGCGGCACCCGGACATTCGCTGGGCATGATCGCCACTGCTTGTCTCATGCTCTATATCGCCTGCTTCGCATTCAGCATGGGCCCCATCGCGTGGATCCTCGCCGCCGAGGTCTTTCCGCTGCGCGTCCGCGGCCGCGGCATTGCCGCCGCCAGTCTCGGTTCGGGAGCATCGAACTTTCTCGTCTCCCTTACCTTTCTTTCTCTCATTCAGCACGCTGGCAACTCCCTGACTTTCGCCATCTACGGAATCTTCTGCGTCCTCACCCTTCTCTTCGTCCGCTTCATCGTACCCGAGACCAAAGGCCGGGAACTGGAGAGCATAAGCAACAGACCGAGCGCCATAGCGCCACAACCATGA
- a CDS encoding Gfo/Idh/MocA family protein has product MNRRDFVGSMATGAATLAFAPKKLFAASDRIRYGIIGVGSRGMQDLKDAIECPNTECVAVADIYSRNRDAAKALVPNATFYDDPRHLLDRKDVDAVIIATPLFLHAKHMQMVLAAGKDVYCEKTMTWNVAEAKACLQAANASSQVVQIGVQHQSEGGHKDVVEWIKQGLPGKITMVEAWMSRNSAHGSPQWRRPIPSDCDPQHVNYSLFLDDRPKEAFNAEHFINWRLYWEFSGGNVTENMVHQIAWIMSAMNLKEPIAASMMGGVFSEKDGRQVPDTISVTLEFPDLIVLWQSTFSNTRYGLGEHFLGSDGTIEHIAGATDMVTGKSKSSLIFYPEAINNPGGTKLVSESKGMSHMQNWMDCIRTRSKKTNAPVEIGYLSAVAGHMANLSYRSKKRVTLQEAMDTHQPY; this is encoded by the coding sequence ATGAATAGGCGTGACTTTGTAGGCAGCATGGCGACTGGGGCCGCTACGCTGGCCTTCGCACCGAAGAAATTATTTGCGGCCAGCGATCGCATCCGGTACGGCATCATCGGGGTTGGATCTCGTGGCATGCAGGACCTGAAAGATGCAATTGAATGCCCCAACACAGAGTGTGTCGCAGTTGCGGACATCTATTCACGCAACCGCGACGCGGCGAAGGCTCTCGTTCCCAATGCCACCTTCTACGACGATCCTCGCCATCTGCTCGACCGCAAGGACGTCGACGCTGTCATCATCGCAACGCCTCTTTTCTTGCATGCGAAGCACATGCAGATGGTGCTTGCCGCCGGCAAGGATGTGTACTGCGAGAAGACCATGACCTGGAACGTTGCAGAGGCCAAGGCATGCCTGCAGGCTGCGAATGCCTCTTCGCAGGTGGTACAGATCGGCGTTCAGCATCAGAGTGAGGGTGGCCACAAAGACGTGGTTGAGTGGATCAAGCAGGGCCTGCCGGGAAAGATCACCATGGTCGAGGCGTGGATGAGCCGCAATTCGGCGCATGGGAGCCCGCAGTGGAGGCGACCCATCCCGTCTGACTGCGACCCGCAGCACGTCAATTACTCTCTCTTCCTGGATGACCGACCGAAAGAAGCATTCAATGCCGAACATTTCATCAACTGGCGACTGTACTGGGAGTTCTCCGGCGGCAACGTGACCGAGAACATGGTCCACCAGATTGCGTGGATCATGTCGGCCATGAATCTCAAGGAACCCATCGCAGCATCCATGATGGGCGGAGTATTTTCTGAGAAAGATGGTCGCCAGGTTCCGGACACGATCAGTGTCACACTCGAGTTTCCTGACCTTATCGTTCTGTGGCAGTCCACTTTCAGTAACACGCGGTATGGTCTGGGGGAGCATTTCCTCGGATCTGACGGCACCATCGAACACATAGCTGGAGCGACGGACATGGTGACTGGAAAGTCCAAATCTTCGTTGATCTTCTACCCTGAGGCGATCAATAACCCAGGAGGGACAAAGCTCGTTAGCGAGTCTAAGGGCATGAGTCATATGCAGAATTGGATGGACTGTATTCGCACGCGCAGCAAGAAGACAAACGCTCCAGTCGAGATTGGGTATCTCTCGGCAGTAGCTGGTCACATGGCCAATCTCTCCTACCGCTCGAAGAAGCGCGTGACACTGCAAGAGGCGATGGATACTCATCAACCGTACTGA
- a CDS encoding ROK family transcriptional regulator has translation MQAGILLGEGVKAGNVKRRSIPIGRPSVLRHANAQSILKLLRQAGPCSRADLVRASGLSAPTVTNVVKDLLTENLIEPLGEGESSGGRPPDMIRFKAERGCLLAVEITAHLLTFLLTDLDGRELETYEYSLDKQRTTPEAICGYIGDCLRIMLRRQKRTRDQLLLLVVGVPAITNVQEGVVLSISTLERWRSVPLRTMLKKIVDCQVIVENDTNLAAQGERYRGAARNEQDFVFISIGANVGAGIVLGGRIHHGSQWSAGEIGYLRLPYISRKQPTIHEFGELESVLTTSGILKSWNEIRETPSESHRGRRKGIDGADVLAMAQSGDAIAGKIVQHRANIVADIIVNLSLILNPGLILLGGEIGSHPVLIFAVEEQLKGSEFAVTRIAVSALGSRAVLWGAISIALEEIASVLLPVPEI, from the coding sequence GTGCAAGCTGGAATATTGTTAGGCGAAGGAGTAAAAGCAGGGAACGTGAAGCGAAGATCGATTCCAATTGGGAGGCCATCTGTTCTGCGGCATGCCAACGCGCAGAGCATTTTGAAGCTGCTGCGACAGGCTGGCCCGTGCTCTCGCGCGGACCTGGTACGCGCCTCAGGGCTGAGTGCCCCGACTGTGACCAATGTGGTCAAGGACCTGCTGACAGAGAATCTCATTGAGCCGCTTGGTGAAGGCGAGTCAAGCGGTGGACGTCCGCCAGATATGATTCGTTTCAAAGCCGAGCGGGGTTGCCTGCTGGCGGTGGAGATTACGGCACACCTCCTTACCTTTCTGCTGACCGATCTGGATGGGCGTGAGCTCGAAACGTACGAGTATTCGCTAGACAAGCAAAGGACAACGCCTGAGGCCATCTGCGGCTATATCGGCGACTGCTTGCGGATAATGCTCCGGCGACAGAAAAGAACCCGTGACCAGCTGTTGCTGCTTGTGGTGGGCGTACCCGCTATCACCAATGTGCAGGAAGGTGTCGTGCTGTCGATCAGTACCCTGGAACGGTGGCGTTCCGTGCCGCTGCGCACGATGCTGAAGAAGATCGTCGATTGCCAGGTGATCGTCGAAAACGATACCAATCTCGCCGCTCAGGGGGAGCGCTATCGCGGTGCTGCGCGCAATGAACAGGACTTCGTCTTTATCAGTATTGGCGCTAATGTAGGCGCAGGCATTGTGCTCGGCGGCAGGATTCATCACGGCTCGCAATGGTCGGCGGGCGAGATCGGATATCTTCGCCTGCCCTATATCTCGCGCAAACAGCCGACGATCCACGAATTCGGTGAACTGGAGTCGGTGCTGACGACTTCGGGGATACTGAAAAGCTGGAACGAGATTCGTGAGACTCCGAGCGAAAGCCATCGCGGACGCCGCAAAGGCATTGACGGAGCCGATGTGTTGGCGATGGCGCAATCCGGTGACGCGATAGCAGGAAAGATCGTGCAACATCGAGCGAATATTGTCGCGGACATCATTGTGAATCTGTCGCTGATCCTCAATCCAGGACTAATTCTGCTGGGAGGCGAGATCGGCAGTCATCCTGTGCTGATCTTCGCGGTCGAGGAGCAGCTCAAGGGCAGTGAATTTGCGGTGACCAGGATCGCAGTGAGCGCGCTAGGCAGCCGCGCAGTCCTGTGGGGTGCTATCTCGATTGCGCTTGAGGAGATTGCTTCGGTGCTGCTGCCTGTGCCAGAAATTTAG
- a CDS encoding sugar phosphate isomerase/epimerase family protein, translating to MSNVSRRNFLVGAGVAVSCATLPAFGMAAKSPFKVAVISDEISPDFDHACSVISRDFGLQWVELRSMWGKNLQELTDDQLADAEKILAKYQLRVTDIGSPLFKVDWPGAPRSSFSKKNDSFGAAVTFKQQDEVLAKSIAHAHRFKTNVVRCFDFFRLDDVKPYREPINAKLLEAANVCGKQGVRLALENEFECNTATGREAAATLAAAQSPHLGLNWDPGNAVRAGELDAFRAAWDLLPKHRIYHCHVKNAIKNPDGKIGWSPVDKGYIDWTAQFRALKSVGYRGAVSLETHWNGAPTHEESTRISWAGMKKTLQDSGTL from the coding sequence ATGTCTAATGTTTCTCGTCGTAATTTCTTAGTAGGTGCTGGTGTCGCAGTGTCATGCGCGACGTTGCCAGCCTTTGGCATGGCGGCAAAGTCGCCATTCAAGGTAGCCGTCATCAGCGATGAAATATCTCCGGACTTCGACCATGCCTGTTCGGTCATCTCCAGAGACTTCGGTCTTCAGTGGGTTGAGCTTCGCAGCATGTGGGGCAAGAACCTGCAGGAACTCACAGACGATCAACTTGCCGATGCCGAGAAGATTCTCGCTAAATATCAACTACGGGTAACGGACATCGGTAGCCCGCTCTTCAAGGTCGATTGGCCCGGAGCCCCACGATCGTCGTTTAGCAAAAAGAACGACTCATTCGGCGCGGCCGTCACGTTTAAACAGCAGGACGAAGTGCTTGCCAAATCCATCGCTCACGCGCATCGCTTCAAGACAAACGTCGTGCGTTGTTTCGACTTCTTTCGCCTGGATGATGTAAAGCCCTACCGTGAGCCCATCAACGCAAAGCTTCTTGAGGCAGCGAACGTCTGTGGCAAACAAGGCGTCCGCCTCGCGCTGGAAAATGAGTTTGAATGCAACACTGCTACCGGTCGGGAAGCGGCGGCGACCCTCGCAGCCGCGCAGTCTCCGCATCTTGGACTCAACTGGGATCCAGGGAATGCAGTCAGGGCCGGTGAACTCGACGCTTTTCGCGCTGCCTGGGACCTCCTTCCCAAGCACCGCATCTACCATTGCCACGTCAAGAATGCGATCAAGAATCCCGATGGCAAGATTGGGTGGTCACCGGTGGACAAGGGCTATATCGATTGGACCGCGCAGTTCCGCGCACTCAAGAGTGTCGGCTACCGCGGCGCCGTCAGCCTGGAGACCCACTGGAACGGCGCGCCTACTCACGAAGAGTCGACCCGCATTAGCTGGGCCGGCATGAAGAAAACCCTGCAAGATTCAGGAACTCTTTGA
- a CDS encoding glycoside hydrolase family 31 protein: MRSKASVVLLGLLLVACSAQAQPASSSHASKAYAKTSEAEPPANPIADPKAVVVIGHARFTVLTPEMVRLEWAADGKFEDRASFVFINRRLAVPFFEKHIEQSSAGEALTLKTSALKLKYVAATGTDGKFNADDLSVTFTLNGKLCTWHPGTPDTGNLLGTTRTLDGARGDKTKEPIETGLISRDGWSVVDDSARPLFDSANFEFSQGEQSPWPWVMLRPAGDRQDLYFFGYGHNYKKALGDYVRVAGRIPLPPRFVFGAWWSRYWAYSDQELSDLVRGFRTNDVPLDVLVIDMDWHIPAAQLQGQQDQSGQRLGWTGYTWNKTLFPNPQEFLNDVHAEGLKVTLNMHPASGVQPWEERYPEMARSMGIDPATKRYVPFDLTDKKFATHYMNILHHPLEKEGIDFWWLDWQQQMTTALPGVNPTWWLNYIHFTDQEREGKRPLLFHRWGGLGNHRYQIGFSGDTISVWDSLAFQPWFTATAANVGYAYWSHDIGGHIPGAVDPELYTRWVQFGAFSPVLRTHTTKNPDAERRIWAYPEPYSDIMRDVFHLRYAMQPYIYTEARRTYDTGVAFLRPLYYDWPEAQEAYTAKNEYMFGENMFVAPVTQPVDSASQLASERIWIPEGEWIEWPTGKHFTGPHTVDRSFSIDQVPVYIRAGAIVPMQPEMRYTDEKPVDPLIINVFPMQDGQHSSYTVYEDASKSETYKQGAGAWTQIDAHRSGSTTEVDVQPVRGHYPGMLQARSYELRLPADWPPTSITVNGRNLNFVRNGRGAGWHYDGNTLTTIVTVPSSATTELIRLRINRDPTLVARDAELDGFAGAIRRLRSAYDELNQTSPSAWSPENLIAAMQTGDRLSYRPAAAGEEIGRFRDSYRRAAIDANEVGQRADMMMDGKSVPAPTGDAKATDARELRFKLLSHRALMQLRDADAP; encoded by the coding sequence GTGAGATCCAAAGCGTCGGTCGTCCTGCTCGGCTTGCTCCTGGTGGCATGCTCAGCTCAGGCACAACCTGCGTCTTCATCACACGCGAGCAAGGCGTATGCAAAGACCTCCGAAGCAGAGCCTCCTGCAAATCCGATAGCAGATCCAAAGGCTGTTGTTGTGATCGGGCACGCCAGGTTTACCGTACTTACCCCTGAGATGGTGCGCCTGGAGTGGGCAGCCGACGGCAAGTTCGAAGACCGTGCTTCTTTTGTCTTCATCAACCGCAGGCTTGCAGTTCCATTCTTCGAGAAGCATATAGAACAGTCCAGTGCTGGGGAGGCGCTCACGCTAAAAACCAGCGCTCTCAAACTGAAATACGTTGCAGCGACTGGCACAGACGGCAAGTTCAATGCAGATGATCTCAGCGTCACATTCACTTTAAACGGCAAGCTCTGCACCTGGCATCCAGGCACTCCTGACACCGGCAATCTGCTCGGAACTACTCGCACGTTGGATGGCGCTCGGGGCGACAAAACGAAAGAGCCTATAGAGACTGGCCTGATTTCGCGCGATGGTTGGTCGGTGGTGGACGACTCAGCGCGGCCGCTCTTCGACTCCGCCAACTTCGAGTTCTCGCAGGGCGAGCAAAGTCCCTGGCCGTGGGTCATGCTGCGGCCCGCTGGAGATCGCCAGGACTTGTACTTCTTTGGTTACGGCCACAACTACAAGAAGGCTTTGGGCGATTATGTACGCGTCGCCGGGAGAATCCCATTGCCGCCGCGGTTCGTGTTTGGCGCATGGTGGTCGCGTTACTGGGCCTACAGCGACCAGGAACTCAGCGATCTGGTCCGCGGCTTTCGGACAAATGATGTGCCGCTCGATGTTCTCGTAATCGACATGGATTGGCACATACCGGCGGCGCAGTTGCAAGGCCAGCAGGACCAGTCAGGCCAGAGACTGGGGTGGACTGGATATACGTGGAACAAGACGCTGTTCCCCAACCCGCAGGAGTTTCTCAATGATGTTCATGCTGAGGGGCTGAAAGTGACGCTAAACATGCATCCGGCTTCGGGTGTGCAGCCATGGGAGGAGCGCTATCCGGAGATGGCGCGATCGATGGGCATCGATCCTGCGACGAAGAGATATGTCCCCTTCGATCTCACGGACAAAAAGTTTGCCACTCATTACATGAACATCCTGCATCATCCGCTTGAGAAAGAAGGGATCGATTTCTGGTGGCTCGATTGGCAACAGCAGATGACCACAGCTCTTCCAGGGGTGAACCCCACGTGGTGGCTCAATTATATCCATTTCACGGATCAGGAGCGCGAAGGCAAGAGGCCGCTGCTGTTTCATCGCTGGGGCGGATTGGGGAACCACCGCTATCAGATAGGGTTTTCCGGCGACACGATCTCTGTGTGGGATTCGCTTGCTTTTCAGCCGTGGTTTACCGCGACCGCCGCGAATGTTGGCTATGCGTACTGGAGCCACGACATCGGTGGTCACATACCAGGTGCCGTTGACCCGGAGCTGTATACGCGGTGGGTCCAATTCGGCGCGTTCAGTCCGGTTCTACGCACCCACACGACTAAGAATCCTGACGCAGAGCGTCGTATCTGGGCGTATCCGGAGCCGTACTCCGACATAATGCGCGACGTCTTCCATTTACGCTATGCGATGCAGCCCTATATCTATACCGAAGCGCGCCGCACATATGATACCGGCGTAGCTTTCCTACGACCGCTCTACTATGACTGGCCAGAGGCGCAAGAAGCCTATACCGCAAAGAACGAATACATGTTCGGAGAGAACATGTTTGTCGCTCCGGTAACGCAGCCTGTCGATAGCGCATCGCAACTGGCGAGCGAGCGTATATGGATTCCGGAAGGTGAGTGGATCGAATGGCCAACCGGGAAGCACTTTACCGGGCCTCACACGGTTGATCGCAGCTTCTCCATTGACCAGGTTCCCGTCTACATTCGTGCAGGCGCCATTGTTCCGATGCAGCCGGAGATGCGTTACACGGACGAAAAGCCAGTCGACCCACTCATCATCAATGTCTTCCCAATGCAGGATGGGCAACACTCTTCCTACACTGTGTATGAAGATGCCAGCAAATCCGAGACCTACAAGCAGGGTGCGGGCGCCTGGACGCAGATCGATGCACACCGGTCCGGCTCAACCACTGAGGTCGACGTTCAACCTGTTCGGGGCCATTATCCCGGGATGCTGCAGGCACGCAGCTATGAGCTGCGTTTGCCTGCCGATTGGCCACCAACTTCCATAACAGTGAATGGCCGGAACCTGAACTTTGTACGGAACGGTAGAGGCGCAGGCTGGCATTACGATGGCAATACGCTGACGACCATCGTCACTGTGCCGAGCAGTGCAACTACTGAGCTTATCCGGTTGCGTATTAATCGCGATCCCACGCTCGTTGCTCGTGATGCTGAACTGGATGGTTTCGCGGGAGCGATTCGAAGGCTACGCAGCGCGTATGACGAGCTCAACCAGACATCGCCCAGCGCGTGGTCTCCGGAGAATCTGATCGCCGCAATGCAGACCGGGGACAGGTTGAGCTACAGGCCGGCTGCGGCAGGCGAGGAGATTGGGCGTTTCCGGGACAGCTATAGAAGGGCAGCGATCGACGCGAACGAAGTCGGGCAAAGAGCAGACATGATGATGGACGGCAAGAGCGTTCCTGCGCCCACGGGGGACGCCAAAGCAACAGATGCGAGGGAACTCCGCTTCAAGCTTCTATCTCATCGCGCTTTGATGCAACTTCGCGACGCCGATGCGCCCTAG
- a CDS encoding ROK family protein encodes MKTDLTTFPNLAGAGSVHGLVVGVDIGGTNLRLALADPSGNILARWSASTVGVRAPEIVVELIHNGVANVLEQAGVSRSLLRAIAVGAPGITNVETGVVIATSYLLGWRDVPLRNLLEESLGIPAAVENDVNLATLGESWTGAAQGYSDFVFIAIGTGLGAGIFLGGRPFHSKDWTAGEIGYMLLPGLPGQPAERGKPGALEEILGGGGIKAQWQSRWSQDATTLPSSLHATEVFDHALLGDALAHSILQQSAHMLASVIYNIALVLNCPLFVLGGGVGSHPVLHEAAQQILIDWNTRVQPQLARSRLGSDAQLIGAIRLALHTANDAANAFATYGRLE; translated from the coding sequence TTGAAGACAGATCTCACCACTTTCCCGAACCTGGCCGGAGCCGGTAGTGTTCACGGCCTGGTCGTCGGTGTCGATATCGGAGGGACGAACCTGCGTCTCGCCCTTGCCGATCCTTCCGGCAACATCCTCGCCCGCTGGTCAGCATCTACGGTTGGCGTTCGTGCCCCCGAGATAGTCGTCGAACTCATCCATAACGGTGTTGCCAATGTACTGGAGCAGGCCGGAGTCTCTCGAAGTCTCCTGCGCGCGATCGCCGTAGGCGCGCCCGGTATCACCAATGTCGAGACCGGCGTAGTCATTGCTACCTCCTACCTTCTAGGCTGGCGCGATGTTCCTCTGCGCAACCTACTTGAGGAGTCGCTGGGCATCCCTGCCGCGGTTGAAAACGACGTCAACCTAGCGACCCTTGGAGAGAGCTGGACCGGTGCTGCCCAAGGCTATTCGGACTTCGTCTTTATCGCCATCGGTACCGGTCTCGGCGCCGGTATCTTCCTCGGAGGGCGTCCCTTCCACAGCAAGGACTGGACTGCCGGCGAAATTGGTTACATGCTGCTGCCGGGACTCCCCGGCCAGCCAGCGGAGCGCGGCAAGCCCGGCGCGCTCGAAGAAATTCTCGGCGGCGGAGGCATTAAGGCCCAATGGCAATCACGCTGGAGCCAAGACGCGACCACGCTTCCCAGCAGCCTTCACGCCACCGAGGTATTCGACCACGCCCTACTAGGCGATGCCCTCGCGCACAGCATCCTCCAGCAATCAGCCCACATGCTCGCCTCGGTTATCTACAACATCGCGTTGGTGCTCAACTGCCCACTCTTCGTCCTGGGCGGCGGAGTTGGTTCGCACCCAGTTCTACACGAAGCGGCGCAGCAGATCCTGATCGATTGGAATACCCGCGTTCAGCCGCAACTCGCGCGCAGCAGGCTCGGCTCAGACGCGCAATTGATTGGAGCCATCCGCCTCGCTCTCCATACCGCGAACGATGCCGCCAACGCTTTCGCAACATATGGGAGGCTCGAATGA